One genomic region from Cetobacterium sp. 8H encodes:
- a CDS encoding efflux RND transporter periplasmic adaptor subunit — protein MKKWICVILSFMLFSCEKKPKEIIRPVVVKTIQKTPENIEYEYLGVVIPKKESSIAFRVSGPVKKMDLNVGDYVREGDLIAKIDDRDYIVQLEMAEKKVSAAKNMYLAATAISENANSQFKRVKKLYNEKAISKKIYEETLSKMKAAASSELASLSQYEAALEGVKNARNQLSDTTLISPFSGYISKIYFDEGSIIGVGIPIVTLSSQDKNRVKINVSDSDLDKIEKMRKAEFLISEKKFMLEKLVASRVKGINEVAYPVVFNFLEENVLTSDLEGIVKITLENDIKGRNLIPLEAIFGEKEKMYVWVLKDGKVMKKEINNIQVYDLKNILGEGVIEGESVVTKGVNELSEGQSVKQVTEVM, from the coding sequence ATGAAAAAATGGATTTGTGTAATATTAAGTTTTATGTTATTTTCTTGTGAAAAAAAACCAAAAGAGATCATTAGACCGGTTGTAGTAAAGACAATTCAAAAAACACCAGAAAATATTGAATATGAATATTTGGGAGTAGTTATTCCGAAGAAAGAAAGTTCAATAGCCTTTAGAGTTTCAGGACCGGTAAAAAAAATGGATTTAAATGTTGGGGATTATGTGAGAGAAGGGGATTTAATAGCTAAAATTGATGATAGAGATTATATAGTTCAGCTAGAAATGGCAGAAAAAAAAGTATCTGCTGCTAAAAATATGTATCTAGCAGCTACAGCAATATCTGAAAATGCGAATTCACAATTTAAAAGAGTTAAAAAATTATATAATGAAAAAGCTATATCTAAGAAAATTTATGAAGAGACGTTATCGAAAATGAAAGCTGCAGCCTCTTCAGAGTTAGCTAGTTTATCTCAATATGAAGCAGCTTTAGAAGGTGTAAAAAATGCTAGGAATCAACTTTCAGACACAACATTAATTTCGCCATTTTCGGGATATATATCTAAGATATATTTTGATGAGGGAAGTATAATAGGAGTGGGAATACCGATAGTCACTCTGTCATCTCAAGATAAAAATCGTGTAAAAATAAATGTTTCAGATTCAGATTTAGATAAGATAGAAAAAATGAGAAAGGCAGAATTTTTGATAAGTGAAAAAAAGTTCATGCTAGAAAAACTTGTTGCAAGTAGAGTAAAAGGGATAAATGAAGTGGCTTATCCTGTTGTTTTTAATTTTTTAGAGGAGAATGTATTAACATCAGATTTAGAAGGTATAGTGAAAATAACTTTAGAAAATGATATAAAAGGCAGAAATTTAATTCCGTTAGAGGCAATATTTGGTGAGAAAGAAAAAATGTATGTATGGGTATTAAAAGATGGGAAAGTAATGAAAAAAGAGATAAATAACATTCAAGTATATGATTTGAAAAATATTTTAGGAGAGGGAGTGATAGAGGGAGAAAGTGTTGTAACAAAAGGAGTAAATGAGCTTAGTGAAGGACAGAGCGTAAAACAAGTTACAGAGGTGATGTAG